The window TCGCGACCGACGCGCACGGCCGCCCCGCCCTCCTGCGGTACGAGACCGGCGCGGGCCGCACCGTCCTGGCCACGTACCCGCTGGAGCACATGGCGGCCCGCACCGCGCGCGCCAATCCGGAGCAGACGCACCGGCTGTACGCGGCGCTGGCCCGACTCGCGGGCGCGGCACGGCCGGTGACGGTCGACACCCCGTACGTCAGCGCCGACACCCTGGTGCGGGAGGACGGTGTGCGGTTCGTGTGGCTGGTGAGCCAGTCCGCCGAGGAGCTGACCGTGCGCCCGGTCGCGGACGGGGAGCTGCGCGAGCCGGCCGGCGGTGATCCGGTGCGGGACGTGACCCTCGCGCCGTACGGCGTGCGCGTGCTCGAACTGCGCTGAACCGTCCCGCCCCGAGCCGACACCCCCGAGAGGAACCCCGATGTCCGAGCCCCTGTTCCGCGATCCCGGGATGCCCGTCGCCGACCGGGTGCGCGACCTGCTGTCGCGGATGACGCTCACCGAGAAGGTGGGCCAGGTCAACCAGCGGATGTACGGCTGGGACGCCTACGAGCGCACCGCCTCGGGACACCAGCTGACGGACGCCTTCCGGAAGGAGGTCGCCGCGTACGACGGGATGGGCGCGCTGTACGGCCTCCAGCGTGCCGACCCGTGGTCCGGTGTGACGGCGGAGACCGGTATAGGCGCGGCGGACGGGGCGCGGGTCTCGGACGCAGTGCAGCGGCACGTCGTGGAGAGCACCCGGCTGGGCATCCCCGTCCTGCTCGTCGAGGAGATGCCGCACGGCCTCCAGGCCCTGGACGGGACGGTGCTGCCGGTCAACCTGGCGGTCGGCGCCACCTGGAACCCGGAGCTGTACGAGGAGGCGGCGGCCCTCGCGGCCGGGCAGCTCCGGGCCCGCGGCGGGCATGTCGCGCTGGTCTCGGCACTCGACCTGGTGCGTGACCCGCGCTGGGGACGTGCGGAGGAGTGCTTCGGCGAGGACCCGCACCTGGCGGCACGCTTCACCGAGGCGCTGGTGCGCGGTGTGCAGGGTCCTGCCGGGGAGGCCATCGCCCCGGACCGGGCGGCCGTCGTCCTGAAGCACTTCGCCGGGCAGGGCGCCACGGTCGGCGGCCGCAACAGCGCGGCCACGGAGCTGGGCGAGCGGGAGCTGCGGGAGATCCACCTGGTCGCGGCGCTGGCGGGCGTCCGCGCGGGTGCGGCGGGGCTCATGGCCGCGTACAACGAGTTCGACGGTGTCCCGTGTGCGGCCAACCGCCGTCTGCTGACGGAAATCCTGCGGGAGGAATGGGGCTTCGACGGCCTGGTGATGGCCGACGGCCTCGCGATCGACCGCCTGGTCCGGATGGCGGGTGATCCGGTGGCGGCCGGTGCGCTGGCGCTGCGGGCGGGGACGGACCTGAGCCTGTGGGACGACTGCTATCCCCGGCTGGCGGAGGCGGTCCGGCGAGGGCTGGTCGAGGAGTCCACGCTCGACGCGGCGGTCGGACGCGTGCTGGCGCTGAAGTTCCGTCTCGGCCTCTTCGAGCAGCCGTACACCGGCGCCCGGGGGCTCGACCCGGGGCGGCTGGAGCGGCTGAGCGAGCAGGTCGCCCGCGAGTCCGTCACGCTCCTCGAACACGACGGCACGACCCTGCCGCTCACGGGCGGCCGTGGCGGGACGGTGGCGGTCATCGGACCGAACGCCGACTCCGTGCCCCAGCAGATCGGCGACTACACCGCGCCGCAGCGGCCCGGCACGGGTGTCGGCGTGCTCGCCGGTATGCGGGCGTCGGCGCCCGCGGGCACCGACGTCGTGTACGCGCGGGGCTGCGGACTGGTCGGCGGGGACCTCTCCGGCGTGCCCGAGGCGGTGGCCGTCGCCGCATCGGCCGACGTGGTGGTCCTGGTGCTGGGCGGGTCCAGCGCCCGGGAGTCCGGGACGCGCTTCGACGCCAACGGGGCGGCCGTGGTCGCCGCAGGCAACCCGGCGGAGATGACCTGCGGTGAAGGGGTGGATCTCGCGGAACTCGGCCTGCCGGAGGGCCAGTCGGCGCTGCTGCACGCGGTGACCGCGACCGGGACCCCGGTGGTCGTGGTGCTGGTCCAGGGCCGGCCCCACGCCCTGCCGGACCTCACCGGCCGGGCGGCGGCGGTGCTGAGCGCCTGGTACCCGGGCCCCTGGGGAGGCACGGCGGTGGCCGACGTCCTGTTCGGAGGGGCCGAGCCGCAGGGGCGGCTCCCCGTCTCCGTGCCGCGTTCGGCCGCCCACCTGCCCGTCTTCTACAACGGGAAGGACCACGGCTACCGCGGTTACGTCGACCAGCCCGCCACCGCCCGGCACCCGTTCGGCCACGGCCTGTCGTACACGACGGTCGTCCACGGCACTCCGCGGCTGTCCCGGGCGGCGGTGGCGGCCGGCGCGCTGGAACCGGACGGTGGCCAGGCACCCGTGCGCTGCGTGGTGCGGGTGTCCAACACGGGCGTCCGGCCGGTCCGGGAGACGGTCCAGCTCTACGTGCGCAGGGTGTCCGGCGGCACGACGTGGCCGCGGGTCCGCGAACTGCGGGACTTCGCCCGGGTGGAACTCGCGGCGGGCGAGAGCACCGAGGTGGCCTTCACCGTGGACGCGCGGACCCTGGCCTCGTTCGCACAGGACGGCCGGTGGGCCGTGGAGCCGGGAGAGTTCGCGATCGGGACCGGCCGGTCCTCGGCGCACACCATCGAGGCGCGGCTCACCGTGGCGGCGGCGCCCGGCCCGCGGTGAGCCGGTCCTCGATGGTGCGGCTTTCCCGCGCCGCCGCCGGACGCGGACCGGGCCCGGCCGGCCCCTCCGCGGACGAGGAGGGGGCCCGGCCGGGCCGCGACCGGGCTGTGCGGCATCCCGGGATTCGCTGCACGTGGGGTCACTGCACGCGGGAGGACTGCCCGCGCGAGCTCTTCCCCTCGTCCTCGTCGTCGTCATCGCCCGGGATGTGGACGTCGAAGACGTTGATGTTGATCTCGACGACTTCGAGACCGGTCATGGTCTCGACGGCGTCCGTCACATGGGTCCTGATCCGGTCGGCGAGTTCGTGGATCGGGATGCCGTATTCCACCTCGATGTCGACATCGATCGCGGTCTGCTTCTCGCCCACCTCCACCTTGATGGAGCGTCCGGCCCCACTGGATCCGGAGACCCGGCCGGTGACGGCGCCGAGGGCCTTCGAGGCGCCCTTGCCCACCGAGTGCACACCGTCCGTCTCGCGGATGGCGATTCCGGCGATGGTGGACACCACGTTGTCGGAGATGGTGGTCGTGCCGCGTCCGGTCCGTTCCGCATTCCCGTCCACATCAGCCATGACTGCCTCACAGGTGTCGGTACGACGGGCCGGTCCGTTCTCACCGGCCCCTCGTTTCACTGTGCGCCCGCCCGCCACGTACCGCCATCGGGGTTACACAGCGCTGCGCACCGGTACGCTCCGCGACCCGGAGGGGGCGCTCCGGGGACACCGGCTCCGCATCGGATCCATCCCCGACCAATCCGGGGGCGGCCCGGCTCCGAATCAGTCCCGAGGGTCCGGAACCAGCCCTCACCTCCACTGTCCGGGGGCGTGGTCCGCCCTCGCCCCCGGACAGCACCTCCGGCGGGCCGTGCGGTCACCACTCCCGGGTGGCGATCAGCGCTTCCCCGTCGGCGTCCCCGAAGCCGTAGGCGGACGCGACGAACCGGAAGTCCTCGGCTATCACCTCGCGGGCCACCGTCTCGATCTCGCTGCCGGCCGCCTCGAACTCCGCCTCCAGGGCGTTGAACTCCTCCGTGGCGGCCTCGGTCAGCGCGTACAGGGCGGCCAGGTCCGCCGGCCTCTCCGCCTCGATCCGCCCGCAGAGCCCGATCAGCACGTCCCTGCCCCGGTCGACCACGTGGTCCGGGTAGTACCCGTCCGCGTGGAGCCCGCGCAGGAACGCGTGCTCCTGGATGCGCTGGTTCCCGATCACCACGGCGTCCCCCCGTCCCCTCGGTGATCACCGGTGTCCGCTCGGTGACCTCCGGCCGATCCTGCCTCACGCCACTGACAGCCCTTGCCCGGAAAGGGCGGCGGCGTGCTCAGCATCACCCTGGACAGCCACCGTGACCGCCGGGTAACTTTTGACCTGGCCTGAGCAAGCGCTTAGCCACTGCGACCGAAGCCGAAGCTGACACCAGGAGGCACCCCGTGCGCCGTACGGTTTACAACGAGGACCACGAGGCGTTCCGGGAGACCATCCGCGCCTTCATCGAGGCCGAGGTCGTCCCCGTCTACGACGAGTGGTTCGCGGCGGGCCAGGCGCCCCGGGACTTCTACTACAAGCTCGCCGAGCTGGGCATCTTCGGCATCGAGGTGCCCGAGGAGTACGGCGGCGCGGGCGAGGAGTCCTTCAAGTTCGAGGCCGTGCTCTACGAGGAGACCGCGCGCGCGGGCGTCTCCTTCGGCGGCTCCGGGGTCCACGTCCTGCTCTGCCTGCCGTACCTCAAGGCGTACGCCACCGAGGAGCAGAAGAAGCGCTGGCTGCCCGACTTCGTCTCCGGCAAGTCGATGTACGCGATAGCCATGACCGAGCCGGGCACCGGTTCGGACCTGGCCGGCATGAAGACGACCGCCAAGCTCTCGGAGGACGGCACGCACTACGTCCTCAACGGCGCCAAGACCTTCATCACCGGTGGCGTCCACGCCGACAAGGTCATCGTCTGCGCGCGCACGGACGCCCCCAAGGCGGACGACCGCCGCCACGGCATCTCCCTCCTGGTGGTCGACACCAAGTCCGAGGGCTACTCGGTCGGCCGCAAGCTCGACAAGCTGGGCCTCAAGGTCTCCGACACGGCCGAACTCGCCTTCGTGGACGTCAAGGTGCCCGTCGAGGACCTGCTGGGCGAGGAGAACAAGGGCTTCTCCTACCTCGGCCAGAACCTCCCGCAGGAGCGCCTGGGCATCGCCGTCGGCGCCTACGCGCAGGCAGCCGCCGCCGTGCGCTTCGCCCAGCAGTACACGCAGGACCGCACCGTCTTCGGCAAGACCGTCGCGTCGTTCCAGAACACCAAGTTCGAGCTGGCCGCCTGCAAGGCCGAGGTCGACGCGGCCGAGGCCGTCTGCGACCGCGCGATCGAGGCCCTGGACGCCGGCGAGCTCACGCCCGCCGAGGCCGCGTCGGCGAAGCTGTTCTGCACCGAGGTCGCGCACCGCGTGATCGACCGCTGCCTCCAGCTGCACGGCGGCTACGGCTTCATGAACGAGTACCCGATCGCCCGCCTCTACACGGACAACCGGGTCAACCGCATCTACGGCGGCACCAGCGAGGTCATGAAGTCGATCATCGCCAAGTCCATGGGCCTCTGAGAGCGGCTGCGTCCTCCTCCATGAGCGCGGCACTCGACTCCCTGCTCGATCTGCTCGACCTGGAGCGGATCGAGCAGGACATCTTCCGGGGCACGAGCCGTTCGGCGGTCGTGCCCCGCGTCTTCGGCGGCCAGGTCGCGGCCCAGGCCCTGGTCGCCGCCGGGCGGACGGTGCCCGACGACCGGGGCGCCCACTCCCTCCACGCGTACTTCCTGCGCCCGGGAGACCCCGGTGCGCCGATCGTCTACACCGTGGACCGCATCCGCGACGGGCGTTCGTTCACCACGCGCCGGGTCGTCGCGGTCCAGCACGGGAAGCCCGTCTTCCACCTCTCGGCGTCGTTCCAGGTGCACGAGGAGGGCATGGACCACCAGGCGGACATGCCCGCCGCCCCGGATCCGGAGACGCTGCCCACCGCCGCGGAGATGCTGCCGCGGTACGCGGACCGCTTCAGCGATCCGCTCATGGTGGACCGCCTGCTGGAGGCCCGTGCCGCGGTCGACCTGAGATACGTGGACGCGCCGCCGTTCGCCACGGCGGGTGAGCCGCGCGAGCCTCGCTCGCAGGTCTGGTTCCGGACGCACGGCAAGCTGGCGGACGACCCGCTGCTGCACGTCTGCATGGCGACGTACGTCTCCGACATGACGCTGCTCGACTCGGTGCTCCTCGCCCACGGGCGCGGCGGCTGGGCGATCGGGGACGTGGTGGGGGCCAGCCTGGACCACGCGATGTGGTTCCACCGCCCCTTCCGCGCGGACGAGTGGCTGCTCTACGACCAGCAGTCGCCTTCCGCGTCCGGCGGCCGAGGTCTCGGCCAGGCGAGGATCTACACCGCCGACGGGAAGCTGGCCATCACGGTCATCCAGGAGGGCCTGGTCCGCGTCCCGAGGGACTGAAGCGACGCATTCGGACATACTGCCCACCATGAGCGACGAGCAGACCGGTGACGGCGAGTCCACGTTCACCGTCGTCGTCGCGGCGGCGGCGAACCTCGGGATCGCCGCCGCGAAGCTGGTGGCGGGACTGATCAGCGGGTCGAGCGCGATGCTCTCGGAGGCGGCGCACTCGGTCGCCGACACCGTCACCGAGGTCATGCTCCTCACCGCCCTGAAGCGCAGCGGGAGACCGGCCGACGAGGATCACCCCCTGGGGTACGGCCCCGAGCGGTACATCTGGGCGATGCTCGCCGCCGTCGCGACGTTCGTCGGCGGCGCGGTGTTCTCCCTCTACGACGGCATCCACACCCTGCTCCGGGGCGAGGAGCTGGGCGATCCGCTCGTCTCCTACATCGTCCTCGCGGTCGCGTTCGTGCTGGAGGGCTTCTCGCTGCGCACGGGGCTGCGGCAGGTGCGGGGCGAAGCGGCGCGGCTTCGGGTGCCCGCGCCGTCGTACCTGCGCCGGACCCCCGACACGGCGGTCAAGGCGGTGGTGATGGAGGACTCCGCCGCCCTGGTGGGCCTCGTCCTGGCCGCCGGCGGTCTGCTCGGTGGGCAGCTGACCGGATCCGCGGTGTGGGACGGCGTCGCGTCCGTCCTCATCGGCGTGCTGCTGGTGTACGTGGCGTGGGTGCTCTGCCGGGCGAACGCCCAGCTGCTGATCGGCCGTCCGCTGCCGGAGCCGATGCGGGCCGGGGTGCGCGAGGAACTGCTGTCCGTGCCGCACATCGTCGAGGTGCTGGAGCTGACCACGCTGATCCAGGGGCCGTCGGAGATGCTCGTCGCGGCGAAGGTCGACTTCCGGGACGCGTCGACGGCGGCGCAGGTCGAGTGGGCATGTGAGGAGGCCGAGCAGCAGCTCCGGGAGCGCTACCCGTCGATCCGGCGGGTGTACCTGGATCCGACACCGGGGCGCGCACAGCGCTCGGAGGCGCGCTCCAGGGGCTGAAGCGCACGCGGGCGGCTTCCGGTGCGCCGGTTGCGGTCCGGGACGCGGTCGTGCGTCAAGGCGCCGGGTCCGGTGCGGTGGCGACGGGTAGAAACCTGCCGATTTCTTCGCTGACGAGGAGAACCGGCCATGACCCAGCACTCCGCCCCCGTCGTCCCCGCCCCTGTCGTCCTCGACCCGGCCGCCCGCGACGCGGACGCCGAACACCGGCTCTTACGGGCCGCGGGGCCCGCCACGCGCATCGACATCCTCGGTGTCCCCGCCTGGTCGGTGACCGACCCGGCGCTGCTCAAGAACCTCCTGACCAGCCCGGACGTCTCCAAGGACGCGCGCCGGCACTGGCCCGGATTCGAGGACGCCGTCCAGACCTGGCCGCTGGCCCTGTGGGTCGCCGCGACGAACATGTTCACCGCGTACGGGGGCGACCACCGCCGGCTGCGCGGCACCGTCGCCCCGGCGTTCAGCGCGCGGCGGGTCGCCGCGCTCCGGCCGACCGTCGAAGGCATCGTCGACGGGCTGCTGGCCGGTCTGGAGGCCGTACCCCCCGGTGACGTCACGGATCTGCGGGAGCGCTTCGCGTATCCGCTGCCCATCGCGGTCATCGGGCACCTGCTGGGTGTGCCCGACAGCCGGGGCGACGAGTTCCGCGCCCTCGTCAACGACGTGTTCGACACCACCCTGACGCCCGCCGAAGCGGCCGGGAACGCGGGGCGGCTGTACGCGATGCTGGACGCCCTCATCGCCGCCAAGCGGGCCGCGCCCGGTGACGACATGGCGTCCGCGCTGATCGCCCTCAGCGAGGAGGGGGCCGAGGGACGGCGGCTGTCCGAGGAGGAACTCCGCGACACGCTCCTGCTGATGATCAACGCCGGCTACGAGACCACCGTCAACCTGATCGACCAGGCCGTCACGCTGCTGCTCTCGCGCCCCGCGCAACTGGCCCACGTGCGCGAGGGGCGCGCGACGTGGCTGGACGTCGTGGAGGAGACGCTGCGCCACTCGCCGCCGGTCAAACACCTCCCCCTGCGCTACGCGGTCGCCGACATACCGCTGCCGGGCGGCGGGCACATCGCGAAGGGGGAGGCGATCCTCGCCTCCTACGCGGCCGCGAACCGCCATCCGGACTGGCACGACGACGCCGACGCCTTCGAGGTCACCCGGATCACCAAGGAACACCTCGCCTTCGGGCACGGCATCCACTTCTGCCTGGGCGCCGCGCTGGCCAGGATGGAGGGCGAGGTCGCGCTGTCCCGCTTCTTCGAGAGGTTCCCGGACGCCGCACTCGCCTCGCCGCAGGAGGACCTGGAGCCGGTGCCCTCGCTGATCAGCAACGGCCACCGGTCCCTGCCCGTGCGCCCCCGGGAGGCGTGACCCCCGGGGACGCCGGGGCCCGCGTC is drawn from Streptomyces sp. NBC_00178 and contains these coding sequences:
- a CDS encoding acyl-CoA thioesterase; its protein translation is MSAALDSLLDLLDLERIEQDIFRGTSRSAVVPRVFGGQVAAQALVAAGRTVPDDRGAHSLHAYFLRPGDPGAPIVYTVDRIRDGRSFTTRRVVAVQHGKPVFHLSASFQVHEEGMDHQADMPAAPDPETLPTAAEMLPRYADRFSDPLMVDRLLEARAAVDLRYVDAPPFATAGEPREPRSQVWFRTHGKLADDPLLHVCMATYVSDMTLLDSVLLAHGRGGWAIGDVVGASLDHAMWFHRPFRADEWLLYDQQSPSASGGRGLGQARIYTADGKLAITVIQEGLVRVPRD
- a CDS encoding glycoside hydrolase family 3 N-terminal domain-containing protein; translated protein: MSEPLFRDPGMPVADRVRDLLSRMTLTEKVGQVNQRMYGWDAYERTASGHQLTDAFRKEVAAYDGMGALYGLQRADPWSGVTAETGIGAADGARVSDAVQRHVVESTRLGIPVLLVEEMPHGLQALDGTVLPVNLAVGATWNPELYEEAAALAAGQLRARGGHVALVSALDLVRDPRWGRAEECFGEDPHLAARFTEALVRGVQGPAGEAIAPDRAAVVLKHFAGQGATVGGRNSAATELGERELREIHLVAALAGVRAGAAGLMAAYNEFDGVPCAANRRLLTEILREEWGFDGLVMADGLAIDRLVRMAGDPVAAGALALRAGTDLSLWDDCYPRLAEAVRRGLVEESTLDAAVGRVLALKFRLGLFEQPYTGARGLDPGRLERLSEQVARESVTLLEHDGTTLPLTGGRGGTVAVIGPNADSVPQQIGDYTAPQRPGTGVGVLAGMRASAPAGTDVVYARGCGLVGGDLSGVPEAVAVAASADVVVLVLGGSSARESGTRFDANGAAVVAAGNPAEMTCGEGVDLAELGLPEGQSALLHAVTATGTPVVVVLVQGRPHALPDLTGRAAAVLSAWYPGPWGGTAVADVLFGGAEPQGRLPVSVPRSAAHLPVFYNGKDHGYRGYVDQPATARHPFGHGLSYTTVVHGTPRLSRAAVAAGALEPDGGQAPVRCVVRVSNTGVRPVRETVQLYVRRVSGGTTWPRVRELRDFARVELAAGESTEVAFTVDARTLASFAQDGRWAVEPGEFAIGTGRSSAHTIEARLTVAAAPGPR
- a CDS encoding cation diffusion facilitator family transporter is translated as MSDEQTGDGESTFTVVVAAAANLGIAAAKLVAGLISGSSAMLSEAAHSVADTVTEVMLLTALKRSGRPADEDHPLGYGPERYIWAMLAAVATFVGGAVFSLYDGIHTLLRGEELGDPLVSYIVLAVAFVLEGFSLRTGLRQVRGEAARLRVPAPSYLRRTPDTAVKAVVMEDSAALVGLVLAAGGLLGGQLTGSAVWDGVASVLIGVLLVYVAWVLCRANAQLLIGRPLPEPMRAGVREELLSVPHIVEVLELTTLIQGPSEMLVAAKVDFRDASTAAQVEWACEEAEQQLRERYPSIRRVYLDPTPGRAQRSEARSRG
- a CDS encoding Asp23/Gls24 family envelope stress response protein; this translates as MADVDGNAERTGRGTTTISDNVVSTIAGIAIRETDGVHSVGKGASKALGAVTGRVSGSSGAGRSIKVEVGEKQTAIDVDIEVEYGIPIHELADRIRTHVTDAVETMTGLEVVEININVFDVHIPGDDDDEDEGKSSRGQSSRVQ
- a CDS encoding acyl-CoA dehydrogenase family protein — its product is MRRTVYNEDHEAFRETIRAFIEAEVVPVYDEWFAAGQAPRDFYYKLAELGIFGIEVPEEYGGAGEESFKFEAVLYEETARAGVSFGGSGVHVLLCLPYLKAYATEEQKKRWLPDFVSGKSMYAIAMTEPGTGSDLAGMKTTAKLSEDGTHYVLNGAKTFITGGVHADKVIVCARTDAPKADDRRHGISLLVVDTKSEGYSVGRKLDKLGLKVSDTAELAFVDVKVPVEDLLGEENKGFSYLGQNLPQERLGIAVGAYAQAAAAVRFAQQYTQDRTVFGKTVASFQNTKFELAACKAEVDAAEAVCDRAIEALDAGELTPAEAASAKLFCTEVAHRVIDRCLQLHGGYGFMNEYPIARLYTDNRVNRIYGGTSEVMKSIIAKSMGL
- a CDS encoding DUF5713 family protein, translated to MVIGNQRIQEHAFLRGLHADGYYPDHVVDRGRDVLIGLCGRIEAERPADLAALYALTEAATEEFNALEAEFEAAGSEIETVAREVIAEDFRFVASAYGFGDADGEALIATREW
- a CDS encoding cytochrome P450 family protein — its product is MTQHSAPVVPAPVVLDPAARDADAEHRLLRAAGPATRIDILGVPAWSVTDPALLKNLLTSPDVSKDARRHWPGFEDAVQTWPLALWVAATNMFTAYGGDHRRLRGTVAPAFSARRVAALRPTVEGIVDGLLAGLEAVPPGDVTDLRERFAYPLPIAVIGHLLGVPDSRGDEFRALVNDVFDTTLTPAEAAGNAGRLYAMLDALIAAKRAAPGDDMASALIALSEEGAEGRRLSEEELRDTLLLMINAGYETTVNLIDQAVTLLLSRPAQLAHVREGRATWLDVVEETLRHSPPVKHLPLRYAVADIPLPGGGHIAKGEAILASYAAANRHPDWHDDADAFEVTRITKEHLAFGHGIHFCLGAALARMEGEVALSRFFERFPDAALASPQEDLEPVPSLISNGHRSLPVRPREA